From the genome of Nicotiana sylvestris chromosome 2, ASM39365v2, whole genome shotgun sequence, one region includes:
- the LOC138885813 gene encoding uncharacterized protein — protein MIFVNDIVLIDETRSGVNARLEVWRQTLESKDFKLSRTKTEYLECKFSNGTHDADIKVTLDAQVIPKRANFKYLRSIIQGNEEIDEDVAHRIGAGWMKWRLASGVLCDRNVPLRVKEDESSRDKDVEMMCGCTRRDMIKNEATRDRVGVASMKDKMRESRLRWFRHVKRRNIDAPVRRCERLAMESLRRGRGRPKKYWREVIRQDMTLLQLTKDMTLDRRVWRSRINVEG, from the exons ATGATATTTGTTAATGATATAGTGTTGATTGACGAGACGCGTAGCGGAGTTAACGcgaggttggaggtttggagacagaccttggagtctaaagatttcaaactgagcagaaccaagacagaatacttggagtgcaagttcagtaaCGGGACCCATGATGCAGACATAAAGGTTACACTTGATGCTCAAGTTATCCCCAAGAGAGCGAATTTTAAGTATCTCAGGTCGATTATCCAGGGTAACGAGGAGATTGACGAAGATGTCGCGCATCGCATTGGAgcaggatggatgaagtggaggctcgctTCTGGTGTTTTGTGTGATAGGAATGTGCCGCTAAGAGTTAAGG AAGATGAGAGTAGCAGAGATAAGGATGTTGAGATGATGTGTGGGTGTACCAGGAGAGATATGATTAAGAATGAAGCTACCCGGGACAGAGTGGGAGTAGCCTCCATgaaggacaagatgcgggagtcgaggctgagatggttcaGACATGTTAAGAGAAGAAACATTGATGCACctgttaggaggtgtgagaggttggccatggagagtttgagaagaggtcgaggtaggcctaagaagtattggagagaggtgattaggcaggacatgacaCTGCTTCAACTCActaaggacatgacccttgataggagggtgtggaggtcgaggattaatgtagaaggttag